ACTATAGCAAAAAGCATTGTAATCACCCCTTTTTAGTAGGTCTATTAAAGTATATGCCGATTTTGACTAAAGTCACCAACAAAATTTAAAGACATATTATAGTAAAAAAGGGGGGAAATACAATGGAATTTAAAGTTGGCGATTTAGTTACAAGAAAATCATATGGTAATGATATTTGTTTTGAAATTATTAATCTAGATTTAGATAATAAAGTTGCACATCTAAAGGGAATAGATATGCGTTTAATAGCAGATGCCAATTTTTCTGACTTAAAATTATTAACACCAAAGGAAATTTTGGAATATAAAAAAAAGATAAATTTAATTTATAGACGTACTATAGGTAATATTGAATATCAAAGAAATCTAGTAAGGAGTAAAAAGAATACAGGAAAATATGAAAAGGATTATTATGACGTTCCTGGAACAATAGTTCATTTAGATGGAGATAAAGAATATTTGGATATTTGTACAAAAGCATATAAAGATTTAGGGCTACTAGTTTATCCTTATCATGTACCAGAAGAAAAACAACCAAAGGTAGTGGAAGAATTATTAAGTAAACATAACCCAGATATACTAGTACTCACAGGTCATGATGGTTTAACTAAAAAAAGCAGTGATTTCTTAAATTTAAATAATTATAGGACATCTAAATACTTTGTAGAAGCTACTAAAGC
This window of the Anaerobranca gottschalkii DSM 13577 genome carries:
- the yabG gene encoding sporulation peptidase YabG; its protein translation is MEFKVGDLVTRKSYGNDICFEIINLDLDNKVAHLKGIDMRLIADANFSDLKLLTPKEILEYKKKINLIYRRTIGNIEYQRNLVRSKKNTGKYEKDYYDVPGTIVHLDGDKEYLDICTKAYKDLGLLVYPYHVPEEKQPKVVEELLSKHNPDILVLTGHDGLTKKSSDFLNLNNYRTSKYFVEATKAARRFEPSKDDLIIFAGACQSHYEALLGAGANFASSPQRVLIHCLDPVFIMEKIAYTSIMESVCIYDVIQNTITGLDGVGGVESRGKFRRGLPKSPYSI